From a single Verrucomicrobiota bacterium genomic region:
- a CDS encoding Smr/MutS family protein, with protein MARQRHPAQSASGGEELDLHGMRAADAMTVFLRVYNQCVSAGCVPLRVIHGYGSSRGDGVIGREIRRCLAKHPGAAECIPGEEYFCNPGITLIYPKKKLPVR; from the coding sequence ATGGCCAGACAACGTCATCCAGCGCAGTCTGCCTCCGGCGGCGAAGAGCTGGACCTGCACGGGATGCGCGCGGCGGATGCCATGACCGTGTTCCTCCGTGTTTACAATCAGTGCGTCAGTGCTGGGTGTGTGCCATTGCGTGTGATTCACGGCTACGGTTCATCGCGGGGGGATGGCGTGATTGGACGTGAGATACGACGCTGCCTGGCGAAACATCCCGGGGCTGCCGAGTGCATTCCCGGCGAGGAATACTTTTGCAATCCTGGCATCACGTTGATCTATCCGAAAAAGAAACTTCCAGTTCGTTAA
- a CDS encoding glycosyltransferase: protein MRILIATVTAGAGHVQAAAAMEEAWKRERPRDTVQRLDVLEFTSRLYRKAYSQGYVKFVERAPELYGMMFRKTDNPAWLNKLTRARRLLARAPAEKFVKVVREFNPDIAICTHFMPPEIFGNLRNRPRRPLATKVVTIVTDFEAHALWMENNVDLYCVAAEETKARLVARGLPADHVLVTGIPIAAKFGAPVDGAAVRKQMGLRDDLPVLLVLSGGFGMGPVAEILNELNQLDNPIQVLVVCGRNEELRRELATGDYRHPTRVLGFCGNMQELMAISQMVITKPGGLTTSESLALGKPLLILNPIPGQEAANSDFLLEHGAAVKINRVEDLPSKLARLLGTPKLVELAQAAQALGRPHAAADIVREVVKRFGG from the coding sequence ATGCGCATTCTGATCGCCACTGTCACTGCCGGAGCCGGACACGTCCAGGCCGCTGCCGCCATGGAGGAAGCCTGGAAACGCGAGCGCCCGCGCGACACCGTCCAGCGGCTGGATGTGCTGGAATTCACCTCGCGTCTTTATCGCAAGGCCTACTCGCAAGGCTACGTCAAATTCGTGGAACGCGCACCGGAGTTGTACGGCATGATGTTCCGCAAGACGGATAATCCGGCCTGGCTGAACAAACTCACCCGCGCCCGCCGGTTACTTGCGCGCGCGCCTGCCGAGAAGTTTGTGAAGGTTGTCCGTGAATTTAACCCGGACATTGCGATTTGTACGCACTTCATGCCGCCCGAAATCTTCGGCAACTTGCGCAACCGCCCGCGCCGTCCATTGGCCACCAAGGTCGTTACCATCGTCACCGACTTTGAAGCCCACGCATTGTGGATGGAAAACAACGTGGACCTCTATTGTGTGGCCGCGGAAGAGACCAAAGCCCGCCTGGTTGCCCGTGGTTTGCCGGCGGATCACGTTTTGGTGACCGGCATTCCCATTGCCGCCAAGTTTGGCGCGCCCGTGGATGGCGCCGCCGTGCGCAAACAAATGGGCTTGCGCGACGATCTGCCAGTGTTGCTGGTGTTGAGCGGTGGTTTCGGCATGGGGCCGGTGGCGGAGATTCTGAATGAACTGAATCAGCTCGATAATCCCATCCAAGTACTGGTCGTCTGTGGACGCAACGAGGAATTGCGCCGCGAACTCGCCACTGGCGATTACCGGCACCCCACCCGCGTGCTGGGTTTCTGCGGCAACATGCAGGAACTCATGGCCATCTCCCAAATGGTGATTACCAAACCCGGCGGTTTGACCACCTCGGAATCTCTGGCGCTGGGCAAACCGTTGCTCATCCTTAACCCGATCCCCGGCCAGGAAGCCGCCAATAGCGATTTTCTCCTCGAACACGGCGCGGCGGTTAAAATCAACCGCGTCGAAGACCTGCCCTCCAAGCTCGCCCGCCTCCTCGGCACCCCCAAGCTGGTGGAACTCGCCCAAGCCGCCCAAGCGCTGGGGCGTCCCCACGCAGCGGCCGACATTGTCCGGGAAGTGGTTAAACGATTTGGCGGCTGA
- a CDS encoding MFS transporter: MNTASDQPVAQIQHWGALRAAMLVQFAVGGAVIPFVSMLLRDRGLGIAQLSLIISASSAMLLVVPFFWGMLADRYVPLNRLFILLNLGVCLALAVLATQTSFWGLLFGFVVYTAFVNPCFTLVNALGFHHLPNPREQFGKLRKWGSVGWIIPFAPIALWLVWQPKANLNFVLYLGMGICLAMVVLAFWLPHTPPGTQHDADNVEEGTLAYWPAVKKLFHDRDYVVLLVATVLIAGSYSLLMFYSPPFLEDLGVKRCWIGPIQAIGVVFEVILFIWQAKFLRRLSYTGLILAGSSALLVRNAMFSGLSDPWFLSVSFLLAGAFIVFYHTGVSMLVNHMAGREVRATAQTLLSICSQGLGPMLANWLAGRLAVAYGNSFRAVFVFATLLAGLATLLIALNRQRLNFAAAREAT, encoded by the coding sequence TTGAACACTGCTTCCGATCAGCCGGTCGCTCAGATCCAGCATTGGGGCGCGTTGCGGGCAGCGATGCTGGTTCAATTTGCGGTGGGCGGCGCGGTCATTCCGTTTGTCAGCATGCTGCTGCGGGATCGCGGCTTGGGGATTGCGCAGCTCTCGCTGATTATTTCCGCCTCTTCCGCCATGCTGCTGGTGGTTCCGTTCTTTTGGGGGATGCTGGCCGACCGTTATGTGCCGTTGAATCGCCTGTTCATCCTCCTGAATCTGGGCGTTTGTTTGGCGCTGGCGGTGTTGGCCACCCAAACGAGTTTCTGGGGGCTCCTGTTCGGATTTGTCGTGTACACCGCGTTTGTGAATCCCTGCTTTACGCTGGTCAACGCGCTGGGCTTTCATCATTTGCCCAATCCGCGCGAACAATTCGGCAAACTGCGCAAATGGGGGTCGGTGGGCTGGATCATTCCGTTTGCGCCGATTGCGCTCTGGCTGGTGTGGCAGCCCAAGGCCAACCTCAATTTTGTCCTGTATCTGGGCATGGGTATTTGCCTGGCCATGGTGGTGCTCGCGTTCTGGTTGCCACACACGCCGCCCGGCACGCAGCACGATGCGGATAACGTGGAGGAAGGCACGCTCGCTTACTGGCCCGCCGTCAAGAAGCTGTTTCACGATCGCGATTACGTGGTGTTGCTGGTCGCCACGGTGCTGATTGCAGGATCGTACAGCCTGCTGATGTTTTATTCACCACCGTTCCTCGAAGACCTCGGCGTTAAACGTTGTTGGATCGGCCCGATCCAGGCGATTGGCGTGGTGTTCGAAGTCATCCTCTTCATCTGGCAGGCGAAGTTTCTGCGGCGGCTCAGTTATACGGGGTTAATCCTTGCTGGCAGCTCGGCCTTATTGGTCCGCAACGCCATGTTCAGCGGGCTTTCCGATCCTTGGTTTTTATCGGTCAGTTTTCTGTTGGCGGGCGCGTTCATTGTGTTTTATCATACCGGCGTGAGCATGCTGGTCAACCACATGGCCGGACGCGAAGTGCGGGCTACCGCACAAACGCTGCTTTCGATTTGCAGCCAAGGCCTTGGGCCGATGCTTGCCAACTGGCTGGCGGGACGCCTGGCGGTCGCCTACGGTAATAGTTTTCGGGCTGTTTTTGTATTTGCCACACTGCTGGCCGGGTTGGCCACGTTGCTGATTGCCTTGAACCGGCAGCGATTAAACTTCGCTGCCGCCCGCGAAGCCACTTAA
- a CDS encoding aldo/keto reductase has translation MKYRALGNSGIQASVVGFGTWVMGGGEVWGTDADDRESIRTLQMAMDNGVNLIDTAPAYGWGRSEQVVGKAIQGRRDKAVIATKCGLWWEDDRGSFFAPFYGKTLRRSLRPDTLQLEIERSLKNLGTDHIDLYQIHWPSVPPDFTPVADTMACLLKLKQQGKIRAIGVCNVSLTELKEYQVCGEIASDQLRYSMVWRDAEKDVLPYCAQHTVATLTYMSLEQGLLTGKVTMATKFNETDFRNNEFWNPWYTPVNRQRLLVLLAGWSDLLKKYQCTLAQLVVAWTAAQPGITHVLCGMRNEKQLKDNVQAGGLLLDVADVQRIRNGVAALGEPKR, from the coding sequence ATGAAGTATCGCGCATTAGGAAATTCCGGCATTCAAGCCTCGGTGGTCGGCTTTGGCACTTGGGTCATGGGCGGTGGTGAGGTTTGGGGCACCGACGCCGATGACCGCGAATCCATCCGCACCCTCCAGATGGCGATGGATAACGGGGTGAACCTGATTGATACCGCGCCCGCCTACGGCTGGGGACGCAGCGAACAGGTGGTGGGGAAGGCCATCCAAGGCCGGCGCGACAAGGCCGTGATTGCCACCAAGTGCGGTTTGTGGTGGGAGGATGATCGCGGGTCATTCTTCGCGCCTTTTTATGGCAAGACGCTGCGCCGTAGCTTGCGTCCGGACACGTTGCAATTGGAGATCGAGCGCAGCCTGAAGAATCTCGGTACGGATCACATTGACCTGTACCAAATCCATTGGCCGTCGGTGCCGCCGGACTTTACCCCGGTGGCGGACACCATGGCCTGCCTGTTGAAACTGAAGCAGCAGGGAAAAATTCGTGCCATTGGCGTGTGTAATGTATCGTTGACCGAACTGAAGGAGTACCAGGTCTGCGGCGAAATCGCCAGTGACCAGCTTCGCTATAGTATGGTCTGGCGTGATGCGGAAAAAGATGTCCTGCCGTATTGCGCGCAGCACACAGTTGCCACCTTGACATACATGTCGTTGGAGCAGGGGCTGCTGACGGGCAAGGTGACGATGGCGACCAAATTTAATGAAACCGATTTCCGGAACAACGAGTTCTGGAATCCCTGGTACACGCCGGTGAACCGCCAGCGCCTTCTCGTTTTGCTGGCTGGTTGGAGTGATCTCCTGAAGAAATATCAATGTACGCTGGCGCAGTTGGTGGTGGCCTGGACGGCGGCCCAACCGGGCATCACGCACGTGCTCTGCGGCATGCGCAATGAGAAGCAACTCAAGGATAACGTGCAAGCGGGTGGTTTGTTGTTGGACGTTGCCGATGTGCAGCGCATTCGCAATGGTGTGGCGGCGTTGGGCGAGCCGAAGCGGTAG
- a CDS encoding GtrA family protein — MILSPLAHKLFKFFAYGVPAFALAVPVNYALVKWLGLRESGAYAIVLVFQVTVNFILCRRFVFDPHKDKPVRRQFLEFMASILAFRVGDWILYWYLVEKVGWYFLAVQVGNVFVFGLLKFLVSKKIMEGR, encoded by the coding sequence ATGATCCTTTCCCCGCTGGCCCACAAGCTGTTCAAGTTTTTTGCTTACGGCGTTCCCGCCTTTGCGCTGGCGGTGCCGGTTAACTACGCGTTGGTCAAGTGGCTGGGACTGCGTGAGTCCGGCGCTTATGCCATCGTCTTGGTATTTCAGGTCACCGTCAATTTCATCCTCTGCCGCCGGTTTGTGTTTGACCCGCACAAGGACAAGCCGGTGCGCCGGCAGTTCTTGGAGTTTATGGCGTCCATCCTGGCGTTTCGCGTTGGCGATTGGATTCTGTACTGGTACTTGGTAGAAAAGGTCGGCTGGTATTTTCTGGCGGTCCAGGTCGGCAATGTCTTCGTCTTCGGCCTGCTCAAATTCCTCGTGTCCAAGAAAATCATGGAAGGGCGTTAG
- a CDS encoding glycosyltransferase family 2 protein, with protein sequence MKLIIQIPCLNEAETLPQVLRDLPTRIEGVDVIERLVVDDGSTDGTAEVARSLGVEHVLRMGTTQGLANAFRRGVDHALRHGADIVVNTDGDNQYCGADIPKLLQPILERKADLVVGCRPIVDHPEFGFAKKLLQLLGSRTLQMISKTDVRDAASGFRAFSRETCKRLHVYSAFSYCMETLVQAGNIGLRVASVDIRVNPSTRPSRLFKSIPQYVRKSGGTMLAMFVLYRPGRFFMMIATAFMMVALFLSLRFLWLVYLTPYPDHTRTYLPSIIVMAVCAISSFLMMALSVLGELMKTQRRLGEEKLYLLRKMYYENRPPDHER encoded by the coding sequence GTGAAACTGATTATACAGATACCGTGTTTGAATGAGGCGGAAACCCTGCCGCAGGTGCTGCGTGATTTACCCACGCGGATCGAGGGGGTTGACGTGATTGAACGGTTGGTGGTTGACGACGGCAGCACGGATGGCACCGCCGAGGTTGCGCGTTCCTTGGGCGTGGAGCATGTTCTGCGCATGGGCACCACGCAAGGGTTGGCCAACGCCTTCCGGCGCGGGGTGGATCACGCGTTGCGGCACGGCGCGGATATTGTGGTGAATACCGACGGCGATAATCAATACTGCGGCGCCGACATCCCCAAACTCCTCCAACCCATTCTGGAACGCAAGGCGGATCTGGTGGTGGGCTGCCGACCCATTGTGGATCATCCGGAATTTGGCTTTGCCAAGAAGTTGCTTCAATTGCTTGGCAGTAGGACGTTGCAGATGATTTCCAAGACGGATGTGCGGGACGCCGCCTCGGGGTTCCGCGCCTTTTCCCGAGAAACCTGCAAGCGACTGCACGTCTATTCCGCGTTTTCCTATTGCATGGAGACCTTGGTGCAGGCTGGCAATATCGGGTTGCGCGTTGCCTCGGTGGACATCCGGGTCAACCCGTCCACGCGCCCTTCCCGGCTCTTCAAATCCATCCCGCAATATGTGCGTAAATCTGGCGGGACCATGTTGGCCATGTTCGTCTTGTACCGGCCGGGTCGCTTCTTCATGATGATTGCCACGGCGTTCATGATGGTGGCGCTCTTTCTCAGTCTCCGCTTTTTATGGTTGGTCTATTTGACTCCATATCCCGACCACACGCGCACGTATCTGCCTTCCATCATCGTCATGGCGGTCTGTGCGATTTCTTCTTTTCTGATGATGGCGTTGAGTGTGTTGGGGGAACTCATGAAAACCCAGCGGCGGCTGGGTGAGGAAAAACTTTATCTGCTGCGCAAGATGTATTACGAAAACCGCCCGCCAGACCATGAGCGCTAA